Within the Ochrobactrum vermis genome, the region GGGACCGTAGCCAAGCCACAAGGTTAAAATCGGGGCGAGGGCGAAGATCGGGATCGCCTGACTGAACACCATGGCGGGCATGACAAGCCGCTGCGCCAGCGGCGACATCATCAGGCAGATGGCGGTGGCGATGCCGACCGCACTGCCGAGGGCGAGGCCGCCCAGCACTTCGCCGATGGTGGCGGCGGCATTTTCTGCAATCAGCCCGGCATTGCCGATCAGCGCCAGCACCACATCGAGCGGGCCGGGCAGAATGAAGCGCGGCATCTGGCCGATGCTCACTACCGCCTGCCAGATGGCCAGCGCCACCGCCGCCGACAGCAAGCCGTCGGCGATGCGCCTTGTGCGGGAACGATTTGAAATCGTAGCGTCCAATTATGCTGCCTTCATCATTTTGCTGACGCAGTTTCGGACGGAAAACCGGTTCCCACTTTTCCTGAAACTGCTTTCAACCCCATCGACCAGAACTCGGCTTCGAGCCTGCTTGCGGTGGCAAAAATCTGGCAGAGTTTTGCCCAGCGCGGGCTTTTCTCGAAGTCGGTGCCGATGCGGTCTTTGGCGGCCTGATCGAACAGCTTGCCGACCGTGTGGCACATGTCCTGATATTCAGGCCCCGCATAAGTATCGATCCACTCCTGATAGGGTGTGCCGGGCAGGGCGGTCACCGCGAGGTTGAGGCCGATCTCGCCATAACCATGCGCGCAGGGTACGAGCGCGGTCAACAGATCAAGGAAGTCGCCCGCCTGCCCGCAGTCGAGCACATAGCGCGTATAAGCGAGGTTTTCCGGCTCTTCCTTGGTCGCGTAAAGCTCGTCTTCGCTGATCCCCTCGCGGGCGCAGATGCTGACATGCAGCGGCAATTCCATATGGGCGAGACCGTGCATGATATCGGCGCAGAGCCGGGTTTCCTGCAATGTATTGGCCTTGACGACGCCGAGCGCGAAGGCGCGGGCATAATGGTGCAGATAGACATAATCCTGACGCAGATAATGCAGGAAGGCAGCTTTCGGCAGCGTGCCGTCGCCCAATCCGCGCACGAATTCATGCTCGATATAGGGCTTCCAGTCGGCAAGCGTTGCGGCGCGAAGGCGCGTGAACAGTTCGGATGAATAATGCGGCTGTGGCTGGCTCATGACTTGCTCCCTTCGGCGTTGACGTCGATGGCGAATTTCTCGACCGGCAGGATGGAGGGCACCAGATTGTGCTCCTTGAGATAGGCCTCATAACGCCGCCAGCGACCAGTATCGAGGCTCGCCGGTGCGCGTGAAAAGCGTGCGACCGTGTCTTTCCAGGCGCGCTGGTTCAGCTCGTCCTTGAGTTCGGTGCTGTAGGATGAAAACAGCTCATAACCCTTGTCCGGGTGATTGACGATATATTGCGCAGCCTTTTCGGTGGCTGCGAGGAAGCGCGAAATCTTGTCCTTTTCCGCCGCATCCAGTTTGTCGGAAGCGGCGACATAGACCAGCTCGTCATAGACCGGCACGCCCTCTTCCTCGACGAAGAAGCATTTGCCGGGCACGCCTTCAACAGTCATCTGGTTCAATTCGACGTTGCGATAGGCCCCCATCACCGCATCGACCTGCTTCGACATCAGCGATGGCGCCAGCGAAAAATTCACATTGATGAGTTCAACGTCGGAGAGTTTGACGCCATGCTGCCCGAGAATGGTGCCAAGCAAAGTTTCCTCGGTTCCGGCGACCGAATAGCCGATCTTCTTGCCCTTGAGATCGGCGATGGCATTCACCGATCCGTCGTCGCGGGTCATCAGGCAGTTGAGCGGCGAGTCGATCAAGGTCCCAACACGGACCAGCGGCAGCCCTTCATGCACCTGAAGATGCACCTGCTGCTGATAGGAAATGGCAAGATCGGCCTGTCCTGCCGCCACCATTTTGGTGGGCGTCGAGGCGTCGGCAGGCGCGACGATATCCACGTCCAGCCCGGCGTCCTTGAAATAGCCGAGCTTGTCGGCGACGATGATTGGGCCATGATCGGGGTTCACATACCAGTCGAGAATGAGCTTCAGCTTGTCGTCGGCGTGAGCGGCGGTGGCAGCGGTGAAAGCGAGGCCGAACAAGGCGGCGAAGACGGTCTTTTTCATGGTGTCTGCTCCAGAGCATGGTCAGCATAAGCGCGCGTGGTTTCGATCCATCGGCGCAGGCGGCTTTCGGGGTCGGCATTGAGGGTGATGTCGGTGACGACGGACACGATATCGGCGCCCGCATTGAAAACGCCCGGCGCACGTTCGACGCTCATACCCCCGATCCCGACCAGCGGAATGTCGCCGATCTGCGCCTTCCATTGGCCAAGGCGGGGCAGGCCCTGCTCGTGCCATTTCATCTTTTTCAAAATGGTCGGGTAGATGGGGCCAAGCGCGATATAGTCAGGCTTGACCGACAAAGCGCGGTCGAGTTCCGCTTCGTCATGGCTCGAAACACCCAGTTTCAAACCACCGGCGCGAATGGCGTCGAGATCGGCATCGTCAAGGTCTTCCTGTCCGAGATGGATGAAGTCGCAGCCTTCTTCCAGCGCGAGCTTCCAATAGTCGTTGACGATCAGCTGGCAGTCATGCGCAAGGCAGATTTCCCGTGCGGCGCGGATTTCACTGCGCAGCTCCGGCTCGGTCTTGTCCTTGACGCGCAACTGTACCAGCCTGACG harbors:
- the tenA gene encoding thiaminase II, whose product is MSQPQPHYSSELFTRLRAATLADWKPYIEHEFVRGLGDGTLPKAAFLHYLRQDYVYLHHYARAFALGVVKANTLQETRLCADIMHGLAHMELPLHVSICAREGISEDELYATKEEPENLAYTRYVLDCGQAGDFLDLLTALVPCAHGYGEIGLNLAVTALPGTPYQEWIDTYAGPEYQDMCHTVGKLFDQAAKDRIGTDFEKSPRWAKLCQIFATASRLEAEFWSMGLKAVSGKVGTGFPSETASAK
- a CDS encoding ABC transporter substrate-binding protein — translated: MKKTVFAALFGLAFTAATAAHADDKLKLILDWYVNPDHGPIIVADKLGYFKDAGLDVDIVAPADASTPTKMVAAGQADLAISYQQQVHLQVHEGLPLVRVGTLIDSPLNCLMTRDDGSVNAIADLKGKKIGYSVAGTEETLLGTILGQHGVKLSDVELINVNFSLAPSLMSKQVDAVMGAYRNVELNQMTVEGVPGKCFFVEEEGVPVYDELVYVAASDKLDAAEKDKISRFLAATEKAAQYIVNHPDKGYELFSSYSTELKDELNQRAWKDTVARFSRAPASLDTGRWRRYEAYLKEHNLVPSILPVEKFAIDVNAEGSKS
- a CDS encoding thiamine phosphate synthase produces the protein MALDPFYPIFDSAKWLERMVPLGVRLVQLRVKDKTEPELRSEIRAAREICLAHDCQLIVNDYWKLALEEGCDFIHLGQEDLDDADLDAIRAGGLKLGVSSHDEAELDRALSVKPDYIALGPIYPTILKKMKWHEQGLPRLGQWKAQIGDIPLVGIGGMSVERAPGVFNAGADIVSVVTDITLNADPESRLRRWIETTRAYADHALEQTP